The proteins below come from a single Anguilla rostrata isolate EN2019 chromosome 3, ASM1855537v3, whole genome shotgun sequence genomic window:
- the idh1 gene encoding isocitrate dehydrogenase [NADP] cytoplasmic isoform X2, protein MSKKIQAGSVVEMQGDEMTRVIWELIKEKLIFPYVEMDLHSFDLGMENRDATDDRVTVEAAEAVRRHSVGIKCATITPDEKRVEEFGLKQMWKSPNGTIRNILGGTVFREAIICKNIPRLVPGWLKPIIIGRHAHGDQYKATDFVVPGPGRVEMTYTPKSGEPVTYVIHDFEGTGGVALGMYNTDRSIRDFAHSSFQMGLTKGWPLYLSTKNTILKKYDGRFKDIFQEIYEKEYCAKFEEKGIWYEHRLIDDMVAQAMKSEGGFIWACKNYDGDVQSDSVAQGYGSLGMMTSVLICPDGRTVEAEAAHGTVTRHYRQHQQGKETSTNPIASIFAWTRGLAHRAELDGNAELRVFAQALEAVCIETIEAGSMTKDLAACIKGLPNVTRSDYLNTFEFLDKLAENLKIKLSSHPKL, encoded by the exons ATGTCCAAGAAGATCCAGGCCGGCTCGGTGGTGGAGATGCAGGGAGACGAGATGACCAGAGTCATCTGGGAGCTCATCAAGGAGAAGCTCATCTTCCCTTACGTCGAAATGGACCTGCACAG CTTCGACCTGGGCATGGAGAACCGTGACGCCACGGACGACCGGGTGACGGTGGAGGCGGCGGAGGCGGTGCGGCGCCACAGCGTGGGCATCAAGTGCGCCACCATCACGCCCGACGAGAAGCGCGTGGAGGAGTTCGGGCTGAAGCAGATGTGGAAGTCGCCCAACGGCACCATCCGCAACATCCTGGGCGGGACGGTGTTCCGCGAGGCCATCATCTGCAAGAACATCCCCCGCCTGGTGCCCGGCTGGCTAAAGCCCATCATCATCGGCAGACACGCCCACGGGGACCAG TACAAGGCCACGGACTTCGTGGTGCCCGGCCCGGGGAGGGTGGAGATGACCTACACCCCCAAGAGCGGCGAGCCCGTCACCTACGTCATCCACGACTTCGAAG GCACCGGGGGCGTGGCTCTGGGGATGTACAACACGGACCGGTCCATCCGGGACTTCGCCCACAGCTCCTTCCAGATGGGCCTGACCAAGGGCTGGCCGCTCTACCTCAGCACCAAGAACACCATCCTGAAGAAGTACGACGGCCGCTTCAAGGACATCTTCCAGGAGATCTACGAGAA ggagTACTGTGCTAAGTTTGAGGAGAAGGGCATCTGGTACGAACACAGGCTGATCGATGACATGGTGGCCCAGGCCATGAAGTCGGAGGGCGGCTTCATCTGGGCCTGCAAGAACTACGACGGGGACGTGCAGTCCGACTCCGTGGCCCAGG ggtacGGGTCTCTGGGCATGATGACCAGCGTGCTGATCTGTCCCGACGGCAGAACTGTGGAGGCTGAGGCGGCCCACGGCACCGTCACCCGCCACTACCGCCAACATCAGCAGGGCAAGGAGACCTCCACCAACCCCATCG CGTCCATCTTTGCGTGGACCCGGGGCCTGGCCCACCGCGCGGAGCTGGACGGGAACGCGGAGCTGCGCGTGTTCGCCCAGGCTCTGGAGGCCGTCTGCATCGAGACCATCGAGGCCGGCTCCATGACCAAGGACCTGGCTGCCTGCATCAAGGGCCTGCCCAA tgtCACGCGTTCAGATTATCTGAACACCTTTGAATTCTTGGACAAGCTGGCGGAGAACCTGAAGATTAAACTGTCGAGCCACCCCAAACTGTGA
- the idh1 gene encoding isocitrate dehydrogenase [NADP] cytoplasmic isoform X1 translates to MAPPPPSIIQAEMLNVAHRLRFGGAEMSKKIQAGSVVEMQGDEMTRVIWELIKEKLIFPYVEMDLHSFDLGMENRDATDDRVTVEAAEAVRRHSVGIKCATITPDEKRVEEFGLKQMWKSPNGTIRNILGGTVFREAIICKNIPRLVPGWLKPIIIGRHAHGDQYKATDFVVPGPGRVEMTYTPKSGEPVTYVIHDFEGTGGVALGMYNTDRSIRDFAHSSFQMGLTKGWPLYLSTKNTILKKYDGRFKDIFQEIYEKEYCAKFEEKGIWYEHRLIDDMVAQAMKSEGGFIWACKNYDGDVQSDSVAQGYGSLGMMTSVLICPDGRTVEAEAAHGTVTRHYRQHQQGKETSTNPIASIFAWTRGLAHRAELDGNAELRVFAQALEAVCIETIEAGSMTKDLAACIKGLPNVTRSDYLNTFEFLDKLAENLKIKLSSHPKL, encoded by the exons atggccccccctcccccatccattATCCAAGCGGAAATGCTGAACGTGGCTCACCGCCTGCGCTTCGGAG GCGCGGAGATGTCCAAGAAGATCCAGGCCGGCTCGGTGGTGGAGATGCAGGGAGACGAGATGACCAGAGTCATCTGGGAGCTCATCAAGGAGAAGCTCATCTTCCCTTACGTCGAAATGGACCTGCACAG CTTCGACCTGGGCATGGAGAACCGTGACGCCACGGACGACCGGGTGACGGTGGAGGCGGCGGAGGCGGTGCGGCGCCACAGCGTGGGCATCAAGTGCGCCACCATCACGCCCGACGAGAAGCGCGTGGAGGAGTTCGGGCTGAAGCAGATGTGGAAGTCGCCCAACGGCACCATCCGCAACATCCTGGGCGGGACGGTGTTCCGCGAGGCCATCATCTGCAAGAACATCCCCCGCCTGGTGCCCGGCTGGCTAAAGCCCATCATCATCGGCAGACACGCCCACGGGGACCAG TACAAGGCCACGGACTTCGTGGTGCCCGGCCCGGGGAGGGTGGAGATGACCTACACCCCCAAGAGCGGCGAGCCCGTCACCTACGTCATCCACGACTTCGAAG GCACCGGGGGCGTGGCTCTGGGGATGTACAACACGGACCGGTCCATCCGGGACTTCGCCCACAGCTCCTTCCAGATGGGCCTGACCAAGGGCTGGCCGCTCTACCTCAGCACCAAGAACACCATCCTGAAGAAGTACGACGGCCGCTTCAAGGACATCTTCCAGGAGATCTACGAGAA ggagTACTGTGCTAAGTTTGAGGAGAAGGGCATCTGGTACGAACACAGGCTGATCGATGACATGGTGGCCCAGGCCATGAAGTCGGAGGGCGGCTTCATCTGGGCCTGCAAGAACTACGACGGGGACGTGCAGTCCGACTCCGTGGCCCAGG ggtacGGGTCTCTGGGCATGATGACCAGCGTGCTGATCTGTCCCGACGGCAGAACTGTGGAGGCTGAGGCGGCCCACGGCACCGTCACCCGCCACTACCGCCAACATCAGCAGGGCAAGGAGACCTCCACCAACCCCATCG CGTCCATCTTTGCGTGGACCCGGGGCCTGGCCCACCGCGCGGAGCTGGACGGGAACGCGGAGCTGCGCGTGTTCGCCCAGGCTCTGGAGGCCGTCTGCATCGAGACCATCGAGGCCGGCTCCATGACCAAGGACCTGGCTGCCTGCATCAAGGGCCTGCCCAA tgtCACGCGTTCAGATTATCTGAACACCTTTGAATTCTTGGACAAGCTGGCGGAGAACCTGAAGATTAAACTGTCGAGCCACCCCAAACTGTGA